The following is a genomic window from Nicotiana tabacum cultivar K326 chromosome 3, ASM71507v2, whole genome shotgun sequence.
CCTCTGTGCATGGAGAACCTTATCCTTATAGCAGTTCCCCAGGTCAGTATGGCAGTGGCTCCTCAATGAAACCACCACAAGTTAACTTACCTGCAATGGGCCAGAGTGGTGGAAGTGGCTATCAGCAGCTCCCCACTGCAAGGATATTACCTCAAGCACTACCTACGGCTTCTGCTGTTAGTAGTGGGTCTAGTTCTCCCAGTACTGGTAATAGGGTTCCTATTGATGATGTTGTTGACAAAGTGACGAACATGGGATTTTCAAGAGACCAAGTAAGGGCAACGGTGCGGAGGTTGACTGAGAGTGGACAGGCTGTCGATTTGAATACAGTGTTGGACAAGTTGATGAATGATGGAGACGTTCAGCCACCACGAGGCTGGTTTGGTCGGTAGCATGTATCCTCTTGTTCAAGTTCCTGTATAGAAATCTGAGTTCAATGTCTAAATTTGCAAAAATTACTTTGCTTGGATTTAAGCGGCATTCTTTACTGGTTTAACGTTCTGCTTCTGACTGCTGAAACTTTATTCTTGTGCTCGCGAGACAGATTTGTTAATGTGTTttgctttttcctttcttttttcttgtacAGGACCTAAAAATTACTTTCATTTCCttctgctcaactgtgtttcactTTGTATCATAcccaatttttcttctttttaattcttatttcagTTCCTGCATGTTTCTTGTTTTTAATAATTCGAATAACAATAATTACACACCCAGCACTTTCTTTAGAACAGTAACTCAAATTGTAGTACGAGCTTATGATATAGGTTTAAGTTCGATCCCCCTCTTAGTTCATTAATTTGAACCTTTCTTTTCTAACATCTAAAAATCCATgacaataagaaaaaaaaaacatttaattGTAAATTGGGTTCCTTCATTTAACGATAAGTAATGCGAAATTTATTAGCCGTCTTTTCTTTTTGGGATGCTACATTCTTTGTTATCATCATTCTTGAATGAAACTAATCTATTCTATGTTAATACCTGTTTGGTAGCACGGTTGGTAGCATAGGTTATATCCAAGGCAATAGCTTGAAATATATTATTACAATAAGTTGGACTTCTAATTTCTGAATatacttagtgggcgtttggacaggtaaaattcctaaaaaagtgaaaaacaaattcaagtaaaaatggtatttgaaaattagagttgtgctttgacatgaatataattttggattgtttttgaagttttgtgagtgatataagtgaattttgaaaaatagttttttggagtttttcaaattttcgaaaaattccaaaattcatcttcaagtgaaatttgaaaattttatggccaaatacTGATTTccaaaaaagtgaattttttttattgacataagaattttttcactttttttagaAATCAGTGTTttgccataaaattttcaattttcacttgaagatgagttttggaattttttgaaaatttttaaaactccaaaaaattatttttcaaaattttcactcaaatcattCGCAAAACTTCAAAACTAAcctaaaattatattcatgtcctaatacaactctaattttcaattaccattttcacttgaatttttttcccaccttttttaaaattttacaattcttatatcCTAACGCCCACTTGTTCACACGTTTATTAACCAAAATGttagtttagttagaattgagaaaaatatattgttaaacaaaaatattcttttttgccTTTAGattggtggtattagcaccttatTCCTATTATTTTGAAGATTCATATCAACATTctaataataaattaataaatagGTGCAAGAGTTAATCAATTTTGGGAAAGTAATAACAAActgtttcccttttttttttttttttgttgatatttgaagCAATTTATTAAGTATGTAGCCACGTGgcatccccccccccctcccccacacACAAAAAGAAGTAAGATCAGATTAATTCACAATCTCACCAAATAAGATAAACATAATATATTACTGTCACTATTTTGCAAATGAAGAAAACATAGGGGGTTGTACTGTGACCTCAAAACCCTCATTCTCAGGTTTTCTTTGTAGAAAACGAAGAAGAAGACAGaataattaaaaaaggaaaacagAAATAATAACAGATACATAAATATATTGCGGCCATTATTGAAGCCACACGAAGTATCTCATCGGCGATGTATACAACTTTTAGAAATTCAGACCGGTTAATCGAAACCCTAAAAGGCTCATGTTTAGAGGTTCGgttcttttatcttttcttttcttcattaatttattatatttggaGCTTAGATGTTGTAATCCAGCTTGATATTCTTTTAATAATTTGATAAGTAATCGTAATTGAGTGACTGTGTTGCATTCGATTTAGTGATTGATTTTTATCTTTATTCGTTTTTACCATTTTGATACTTAAGACTGGAATGATTAGAGCTGGTTCATTTTAAAGAGCTTGCTTCCACTACGTTTTTAGCCAAAggattaaccccccccccccccccaaccaacCAAAAAAACTACCATATTTTTTTGGCTCATCTGCAAATGATTTAATTGGCATTTTATGCCTGTTTCGATTGGCTTGGTTTGTTGCGTTTATCATTAGTCGACACCAAGCTTGATGTTTGCACATATTAGGCCAGGAGTTTTCACGCGCCTTCCCAGGATTCCACGAATGTGCCGTGTGTTAATGTGTCTAGGTTCCTAAAATACAATGACTTTATTGCCAGTACATTACTTCCACCAACTCGTGGTATTTGGATGCTGAAATTTTTTAGGAAAGAATCCAGTATTATCCAATGCAACAATAACTATTATGTCTCAATCCCAAACTCACCAGGTAAATGAGCTAAAGGTGCAAGGTGGAACTATTCTGTTTGTTTAGCTAGTTTAATTGTCGAGTGCTGAATGACAAAAGTATTAACACGGCTTTATCTTTCTTAGAGTTCTGTAGGCTTTGCCAGAGCTTGGTTTGATACACAGCTGGACGTAATTTAGGGTATTTTGTACTTGAGTcattttttttgagaaggtaacatATTCCATTTTAACTTTATTATTGGCTGCTAATGTCGTGGTCTGGAATTATATGCCTGTCCCATTATGAAAAATAATATGATTACTGTACTCACTATTGAATTGATTGAGCTGTGTGCAATCATTGGGAGGTCCATGAAATAATGATTCTATTGGATTGGATAAAGACATGTCAAAATGAGTTAGAAAACTGCGATGTAGTGGGTGTAACCATTGTAGCTCATATTGGGGATTGAGTTAGCTAACTAGCAGAACACCCTCACCTTCCACCATGTGGGAAGAGAGTTCAAATCCCATAAACAGCATTGGCTTCAAGCCTCCCTGATAtagtaataaaaaaattaaaagagaaaatcttAGCATGTTCTATCCAATGATTTATGTTGTTTCACCAGTTTTAAAAACTCTACGTGCAAAGTATGTTGAAGATATATATGATTGTTGAGGATGCCCCCAGGGCTTTGGTCTAGCGGGTGATATGTGGGTCAGGCACACTTGCCAAATTTGTCTCGATACGCTTTCTTTTTGACACGGTGCTCTGAGCATGATCTGGGTATATAATTCAACGTCTTTGAATGGCCAAAACTTCAATATGTTTAACATTCAGGTAACTGCTAATGACTGAAGACTAAATGTTTTTGTTCTCATGGTGAAAGAAAGCTTCCATAGTTTATGAATATCATGTCCACCTTGGTATTCTTGCCTAGGAAGAAAACATTCATTAGTCTTTGAATCGAACTTGCAAGTCTGTGCATTCAGTTACATGGATGTCCTTTGACAGTCTTTTGGAACTATGCACATGCACCAGGTATCGCGTGATAGCTGATTGTGTCATTTTCTTTTTGGATGGATGTCGTGATAGTTCTTAAAACTATGCTCGTGCATCAGGTATAGCATGATAGCTGGTTGCTTCGTTATCTTTGTTAGATGGATGTCATGTGATAGTTTCTTGAAACTATCATTAGTAGCTTCAAGAAACTACTATCGCGTGATAGATGCACATGCACCAGGTATCGCGTGATAGCTGATTGTGTCATTTTCTTTTTGGATGGATGTCGTGATAGTTCTTAAAACTATGCTCGTGCATCAGGTATAGCATGATAGCTGGTTGCTTTGTTATCTTTGTTAGATGGATGTCATGTGATAGTTTCTTGAAACTATGCACATGCATCAGGTATCACATGATATCTGGTAGTGTCATTAGTAGCTTCTACAGCTCGAAGAAGCTCAATGTCATGTCATTTGGGGTATGTTTTATTACTCTTTTTCTGGGTTATCCTCTTCTCCAGATTGTTTGGATGAAGTAGGAAGAAACTTCTATAGGTTTCATGTGATTCAAGCCAACTAGTTCCTGATGCAGGAAAGTCCTACTTGTATTTTCTGTGCCTtcatggaattatgaaatacaTCTTCTCATTTTCAGCGTGAACTGCAATTATTTATACCTTCCCCTTTGTTGATCCCCCCTTTTCAGGCAGTAGTAACTTTGTAGGTGATGATGGCAATCGAACTAGTTTGATTATCTCATGTAGATGAGGTAAAAGTTTCTATACAAGCAAGGTTGTCGACTCATGGAGCTTAAAGTTTCATCTCCAAAGCTGGTATTTTCAACTTCTGATTGCAATAGTGATCCCGAGGAGAAAGAAATtagtgaagatgatgatgatgatcgtAATCATAAACATCGTAGAAAGGATACACGTTCACAATCTACAGAGACAGAAGCTCTTGACCCAGCTTTAAGGAGACCATTCAGGAAACGGAACAAGCCGTTTGAAAATGGACATCCTTACCAGGAAGGAGATTCTCACTCGAGTGATACTAGGTTTGGGAAAAGACGAGGAATGGGTTCTTTTTCCAGGACACCTTCAGATTCATATCAGATGATGAGGCTAAATCAGTCCCTGTCTGGTCATGCTGGTCCTGGTAGGGGTCGAGGAAGAGAATCTGGTGCTTGGGGTCCGTGTGAATCTAGGTTCAGCACTATTGATATTGCGTCTCAATTTGTTCCACAAGGCCCTATTAATCCTCTTCTTTATACTGGAAGGGGGCCGCAAAATGTTTCCAGTGGACAGGGTGCGCCTTGGAATGCGTTTGGAATAGTTCCAGCAATACCTAATGGTGGTCTTGATACACTTCATACCCTTGGTTTACAGGGAACGCTTAGAACGTCCTTGAATCCTGCCATGACTATGGGCATTCCAAGGCAAAGGTGTAGAGACTTTGAGGAGCGTGGTTTTTGCCTAAGAGGAGATATGTGCCCTCTGGAGCATGGAGTAAATCGCATCGTTGTTGAAGATGTTCAGGTAGGCGTCTCAGCTGACAAATATTTGTATTTATCTTGTTCATTAAATTCAATGTCCTTAGGCACATTGATTCTGACTTTTTGTTTTCCAAATTGCAGAGCCTTTCTAAGTTTAATCTTCCTGTTTCACTTCCCGGTGCTCATATGGTGGGACCAGCTACTGCACAAGGATCTTTACCTGCAATAGGCCCCTCAAGCTCATTGGCTAATAAAGCTTTACATAACAAAAGTATCAACCCTCCAGTGATTGATAATGGATTAGGTTTGACTGATACTTTTGGTGGTGGTTCTGTGGCTGGGGGAGCTGATTTCTATGATCCTGATCAGCCTCTATGGTCAAATGATCATCCTGAAAATTCAGCAGCACTTGTGGATGTAAATCGGTCTAAAATTGATGATACAGGGCCGATGCTGGATGCAGACTCCTCTGATCAGGATCAGGTTGCGGTTTGTGATGGCTTTAAACTTGAGCGTCTAGATAGAGATGCTGGAGCAGCTTCAGGATCTCAAAGTGTGTGGGAAAGAACCAGTAGGTCTAAACATAAGTTGCAATCATTCAACAGCACTCAGGGTGTAAACCGTCATGGTAAGCAAACAAATGTAGATACCATAGACCCGCAAATGATGGAATCATCTTCAGAGCCCCAAAGTAGTTCTGGACTCAATATGCGAAAACCATCTCAAAAGGCACTCCGTACTCTATTTGTAAGTGGGATTCCGCAGAAAGACAACAAACCAGAAGCTCTTCTTTCACACTTTCAAAAATTCGGGGAGGTTATCGACATTTACATCCCGATGAATGGTGAACGAGCTTTTGTTCAATTTTCTAAGAGGGAAGAAGCTGAGGCTGCTTTAAAAGCACCAGATGCTGTGATGGGCAACCGCTTTATAAAGCTTTTCTGGGCAAACAGGGATAGCATTATGGATAATGGAGCAAGTGGTCCTAGTAATTTTCCATTAGCTCCCCGCGGTGGGACACCCAGTACGGTTCCACCCCATCTATTGGTTCCTCATAAAAGGAAAGACAATCTGCAGACTGTAGCCCGAAAAACTGCTGAACATGGTACTGTTGCTCCGTTAGCCACCTCTGATCTGCCCAAGCCTGTGGCTCAGAATGGTCTCAAAACTACACCACCTTTGAAGAGAAAACTGGAAACTTTAGAACTTCTGAAGGAAGAAATGCGCAAGAAGCAGGAGATGCTTGAGCAAAAGCGTAATGAGTTCCGACGCAAGTTGGATAAACTTGAGAAGCAAGTAATGGCCTCTTcttaatatcaaaataataataattattgttTAAGCTTATAATCTCGCAATTACGGCTGCTTTACTTTTATGCTCGTCTTGTGAACTTAAAAATGTACCATTACATTCTCAGCCGGCATTTTTGCTGGTGTTGTCTGATTAGGTTCCTCATTGTTAATTTAGATGAGAAGTGGAAATTGGGGATCAATTTGGCTGCAGAATTTCGCTGTTATATCTTCCAAATAAAGTAATTGCTTGTGTAACATCAAATTGATCTTATATCTGCGGTAGTTTATTTGTTTACCTCCCAGTGTATGGTGATACAACTTcattgatctttttttttttttttttttgtgtggttAATATTGGTCCGAAATGAGTTAGGTTAAATGGAGCTACACAGTCCGTGAAGATTCATATAGTCAGATCCCAACTTGCTTTGGATTCCCTTAGTAGTTGTTGTAAATATAACTTCTTTATTGTAAAAGCAACTGGCAGTTGAAACCCCCTTTTCTTCTGCGTCCTTTGTTATGCAGGCTGTGGGTGTGAAAGATGAAGCAGCGCCAGATCAGGCTATGAACAAACCAAAGGGAGGAGGAACAGTTTCCAACTCTGGTAAAGTGGAAAATTCAAGTCCCGTAGAACCTAGTAACACTGTGTCATCACCACCATCTGAAGCAACACCAGATAGTAGATCTACAGAGAATGCCGAACGCACTTGTTCAAAATCATCTTCGACTGTTGCACCGCGTGAAGCTTCGAACTTGAAGCAGTCAATTCGTCCATTGGCACCGGTGGGCGCACCTTTTATCTCAAATAGATACAAACTAGATAACCGGCCCACCGCATTCAAGATCCTTCCACCTCTACCAAGTGCTCTGGCAAACGTAATCTCTCTAACTCACTTCAGATAATTGCTATTTGTAAGAGATTCTTTCACAAGAGAAAAAGAATGCGGATATGCCTTTCTTTGTTTTCCCTATGCTGTTATGCTTTTTCCCTGACATGTTCTTTCACGTTTTAGACTTGAAATATGTAATATCAGCAAGAGTTTATTCTTTCCACACATATATGTTTTGCTGACTCTTCCAAAGCAAAGGTGTAAGGGTGTAAAACTATGCATATCTCTGCTATAACCTTGTGCTTCTTGTAATGAGGTGTGTTAGGTTGATGGTTTTCAATCTTTATAAATTAAtagttttaatttgtttttaatgtACTCATAACTCACATGACTAAAGCAAGAGCACAGGGGGCTGCTGTTTGTTCGCATATTTTCACATCTTTGTTTTTCTGGAATTGGATATGTTTTATCCCCTTTGTCTAGTAAATGGTTCAGGTTAATTTGTAGATTCATTTGCTCTGGTTCCTGTATTCTCATTTATATATTGTaaataattttctatttttaggTTGACGTCCTGAAGGAGCACTTTTCTACTTTTGGTGATCCTCCTTCTGTTGAGCTGGAGGATTTGGAACCTCAAGATTGTAATAATGGCTCAGAGGTGCAAAATACATCTGCTAGAATATCTTTCCGATCACGTCGTTCTGCTGAAAGAGCATTTCTGAATGGTAAATCCTGGCAAGGCCAAATTCTGCAGCTTATGTGGGTGCAATCCAGTAATCCTGCAAAGGATGTTGGTGTTGGAGAAAATGTTACTCCAGCTTCAAAGCAGCCTTCAGATGCTAATGGGCAATCCAATGCAAAAAATGGCGTGGTTGGTGTACCGGAAGGAAGTGTGGCAGGGAACCATGAACCTGACAATCAAGGAAGAAGAGAAGATGAATGAGATTCAAATCAAGCTCAGCTTCTGCGTCTGGTTAACAGTTAGCTCAATGTGATTGATCATGATGATGGCCTGATTTTAGGAGTTGTACAGCGAGATAAATTTTTAAACCATTTATATGTAATTTTAGGAGTTATTAGTAATCAACaaatttcagtttcaattttGCTTTCACATTATCTGCAAAAGTAAAGAAGAATTTTTTGATTCTAAACCAGCTGTCCTGTTTGTAAGCTGTACTGAATTCTCTTTAGTAACTGGATGCTCAGACAGAGTCTAGGATTTACTGCAgttcttaaaagaaaagaaaaacagaattATGAAGATGAGATAGTGCCAGTCATTGTTGGCGTTTTACTTATTTCAAGTGACTTCCCACTGCAGCTTTCTACCAGAATTTGAGTTTCTAGTTCACAAATGTATGAGTTGAGGTGTTCAAATAGGAAAATTTGTTGAGGTGTTCAAATAGGAAAGTTATAAGTTCGTTTACCAAATTGGCAATTGGATTGTAAATTTAAGTGGCCAGGAGGCTATTCTGCCaattatcatttttttaaaaaattattaggTGTATTGTTATTATCATTGTCATTTTTAGAAAGTCCAGGGAGTTAAACTGGGTAAGagcatttatttattttcaagcCATTTCTCATTCTTTACGGCGCTCAAACCCGAAACATCCTcacaattttgagaaaatgacaaTAATAGTCCCTTATTTTTGGAAGTAAGTTTACGGTGATCCTTTAAATATGCCCTTACCTGTTTTAGCCCTTTAAATTTGACAAAACTTAACAGTTTTGGTCCACATCTATTTTTTAAGTTAAATTTAACATTCCCATCACATGAGCCTCACGCGAGCCTCAAAATTAAGAAAATCGGCTCTCTCCCAATTTTTTCACGCACCTTACTTTCTTTTCCCCATATTTCTCTTAATAGCCTAGCTGTAATATGAAGCTAAAATCAATAAAAGAGTCAGGAAAACAAAATAGTCTACCTCTTCCTCTTAATCATGCCAATAACAAATGTCTGAAGGCATATTATTAAAGTATCTTCTCTTTCTTTAAAACGCACATGTTTGAATATTTGAATTTATGGTCTATCAGAGCCATCTGAGAACTTTTTGTAGCGAAGGAAACTAAGGATACATTTCAACCAGTAAATTTGTGATATTACTAGACCAGAAAGTTTTCTCCTTGATAGTGCACTCAACAacccaatctagcagcaatgacCACATATTTCTGTCACCAATAATACCAATTTAATAGAGTTTATTAAACCAATCAGTTTTAATAATTTTTCAAGAATAGTTTTTTGATGAGTGCCCTTCCTATATGCATCTCTCATACTTTGTCATGTGAGAGCTTTCAAGGAAGTGGGGAGAACTGTTAAAGTTAACTTTAAAAATGGATGGAGACCAAAACTGTTAAGTTTTGTCAAACTGAAAGGACTAGAACTAGTAGGGGCATATTTAAAGGTCCATAATAAACCTATTCCCAAAGATAAGGgaccatttttgtcattttctctcACAGTTCTATCCAAAAAGAACTTCGTTATCTTCTTTTGCCATTTTACGAGTGTTATCGTCTCGCGTGAAATGGCGGCATCTTCTCCTCTGATTTTGCATTCCTCGGCCTCCTCTTTCTACAGCGAATTTCCGGCCCATTCAATTCGATTGCCGGCCGTAAATGCTAAGGTTTTAGCCCTGCCCAATAAATTGACGGTGAAAGCCTCATCAGGAATAGTATTGGTGGAGAAAAGTGAAGCTGAAAAGGTTAATCGCCTGAAAACAAATTACCTCGAAAAGATTGTTCCAATGTTGAAGGAGGAATTCAATTACACCAATATTCACCAGGTATACTTACTTCTTACTCTTCTAATGTTactctgttttctttttctttatgatTGGATTTAGAGTTG
Proteins encoded in this region:
- the LOC107828537 gene encoding zinc finger CCCH domain-containing protein 41 codes for the protein MELKVSSPKLVFSTSDCNSDPEEKEISEDDDDDRNHKHRRKDTRSQSTETEALDPALRRPFRKRNKPFENGHPYQEGDSHSSDTRFGKRRGMGSFSRTPSDSYQMMRLNQSLSGHAGPGRGRGRESGAWGPCESRFSTIDIASQFVPQGPINPLLYTGRGPQNVSSGQGAPWNAFGIVPAIPNGGLDTLHTLGLQGTLRTSLNPAMTMGIPRQRCRDFEERGFCLRGDMCPLEHGVNRIVVEDVQSLSKFNLPVSLPGAHMVGPATAQGSLPAIGPSSSLANKALHNKSINPPVIDNGLGLTDTFGGGSVAGGADFYDPDQPLWSNDHPENSAALVDVNRSKIDDTGPMLDADSSDQDQVAVCDGFKLERLDRDAGAASGSQSVWERTSRSKHKLQSFNSTQGVNRHGKQTNVDTIDPQMMESSSEPQSSSGLNMRKPSQKALRTLFVSGIPQKDNKPEALLSHFQKFGEVIDIYIPMNGERAFVQFSKREEAEAALKAPDAVMGNRFIKLFWANRDSIMDNGASGPSNFPLAPRGGTPSTVPPHLLVPHKRKDNLQTVARKTAEHGTVAPLATSDLPKPVAQNGLKTTPPLKRKLETLELLKEEMRKKQEMLEQKRNEFRRKLDKLEKQAVGVKDEAAPDQAMNKPKGGGTVSNSGKVENSSPVEPSNTVSSPPSEATPDSRSTENAERTCSKSSSTVAPREASNLKQSIRPLAPVGAPFISNRYKLDNRPTAFKILPPLPSALANVDVLKEHFSTFGDPPSVELEDLEPQDCNNGSEVQNTSARISFRSRRSAERAFLNGKSWQGQILQLMWVQSSNPAKDVGVGENVTPASKQPSDANGQSNAKNGVVGVPEGSVAGNHEPDNQGRREDE